A genome region from Triticum aestivum cultivar Chinese Spring chromosome 2B, IWGSC CS RefSeq v2.1, whole genome shotgun sequence includes the following:
- the LOC123044658 gene encoding septum-promoting GTP-binding protein 1 → MTTTAAMNVAVTQLCARGRRRRPAALRHDHRWARLLRLAVATRAVRLVWDQLLACSSCGGGGGARYRRLGPPHGPDVLTPVPMDDDACAGAAAHADADDDAADVEDVVGLKVSLLGDCQIGKTSFMVKYVGDGEEQNGGLQMTGLNLMDKTLAVRGARLAFNIWDVAGDSQSADHVPIACKDAVAILFMFDLTSRCTLNNVTDWYERARKWNKTAIPILIGTKFDDFAQLPLEMQWTIVDQARAYARAMKATLFFSSATHNINVNKIFKFITAKLFNLPWTVERNLTVGEPIIDF, encoded by the exons ATGACGACCACAGCTGCCATGAACGTGGCCGTCACGCAGCTATGTGCCCGGGGTCGCCGGCGCAGGCCGGCCGCGCTGCGCCACGATCACCGGTGGGCGCGCTTgctccgcctcgccgtcgccacCAGGGCCGTGCGCCTCGTCTGGGACCAGCTTCTCGCCTGCTCCTCCtgcggcgggggcggtggcgccCGGTACCGCCGGCTCGGCCCGCCGCACGGACCGGACGTGCTGACCCCCGTCCCCATGGATGACGACGCCTGCGCGGGCGCTGCCGCCCACGCCGACGCCGACGACGACGCGGCGGATGTCGAGGACGTGGTCGGCCTCAAGGTCAGCCTGCTCGGGGATTGCCAGATCGGCAAGACCAGCTTCATG GTTAAGTATGTTGGGGATGGGGAGGAGCAGAACGGGGGCTTGCAGATGACAGGCCTGAATCTGATGGACAAGACTCTGGCTGTTCGGGGCGCCAGGCTCGCCTTCAACATCTGGGACGTGGCAG GAGACAGCCAGTCCGCCGACCACGTCCCGATCGCGTGCAAGGACGCCGTGGCGATCCTGTTCATGTTCGATCTCACCAGCCGGTGCACGCTTAATAA TGTTACCGATTGGTACGAGAGGGCCAGGAAATGGAATAAG ACGGCTATTCCAATCCTAATAGGAACGAAGTTTGACGACTTCGCTCAGCTTCCTCTTGAGATGCAATGGACCATTGTCGATCAG GCCAGAGCATACGCAAGAGCGATGAAGGCGACCCTCTTCTTCTCGAGCGCGACGCACAACATCAACGTGAACAAGATCTTCAAGTTCATCACGGCCAAGCTCTTCAACCTCCCTTGGACGGTGGAGCGGAACCTCACCGTCGGCGAGCCCATCATAGACTTCTGA